From a region of the Flavobacterium branchiarum genome:
- a CDS encoding M17 family peptidase N-terminal domain-containing protein, translating to MKKLVILKKHTIREVTLILLLFAGITNTAFAQTAALGSTITWGKVDGVAINGLVQGPSSAKAELQVACVFEYTEGDIFNPPALPANLNGMIHLDEALKGIITELRKSGKFTAHSLETLLITPPKGTLAAKKLLLIGLGDRTKFTPDLMISVGSTAMREALRLGVTNYSFASDIKDAGIDSPTALVAKNVVLGSFEAYRVQNYLKDKKLSDNKPLTKIILLAGPAFYNVAGEGIKEAITKLNSK from the coding sequence ATGAAAAAATTAGTCATTTTAAAAAAACATACAATTAGAGAAGTAACTCTAATTCTTCTACTATTCGCAGGAATAACCAATACTGCTTTTGCACAAACCGCGGCACTTGGTTCAACTATAACCTGGGGGAAAGTAGACGGCGTTGCTATAAACGGATTGGTTCAAGGACCCTCTTCTGCAAAAGCTGAATTACAAGTTGCTTGCGTTTTTGAATATACTGAAGGTGATATCTTTAACCCTCCTGCTCTTCCTGCAAACCTAAACGGTATGATTCATCTTGATGAGGCTTTAAAAGGTATTATTACCGAATTACGCAAAAGCGGAAAATTTACAGCACATTCATTAGAAACTTTATTGATTACACCTCCAAAAGGAACTTTAGCCGCAAAAAAACTATTACTTATTGGTTTAGGCGATCGTACAAAATTCACTCCTGATTTAATGATCAGCGTAGGAAGCACAGCCATGCGCGAAGCTTTACGTTTGGGTGTAACCAATTATTCGTTTGCGAGCGATATTAAAGATGCAGGAATTGATTCTCCAACTGCTTTGGTTGCCAAAAATGTAGTTTTAGGTTCTTTTGAAGCCTACAGAGTACAAAACTATTTGAAAGATAAAAAATTATCTGACAATAAACCTTTAACCAAAATTATTCTGCTAGCCGGCCCAGCATTTTACAATGTTGCAGGCGAAGGAATTAAAGAAGCAATCACAAAACTTAATTCTAAATAA
- a CDS encoding amidohydrolase, with amino-acid sequence MKADLILFNGKIHSFNAETPNVTAVAIKDGKFIAVGNDSDIMTFASEETKTIDLLNRRVVPGINDSHIHLIRGGLNYNLELRWDGVPSLADALRMLKEQVDRTPSPQWVRVVGGWSEFQFAERRMPTLEEINVIAPDTPVFILHLYDRAIMNRAALRAVGYNKNTPAPPGGQIERDSNGEPTGLIIATPNAMILYSTLAKGPTLSYEHQINSTRHFMKELNRFGITSVIDAGGGFQNFPDDYKVVNELNEKKQLTVRIAYNLFTQKPKHEFEDFSDWIDSVKLYQGDDMYRHNGAGEMLVFSAADFEDFLQPRPDLPENMEAELEKVVRLLVENRWPFRLHATYNESITRFLNVFEKINQEIPFNGLPWIFDHAETIDERNIERVKNLGGGIAVQSRMAYQGEYFTDRYGAKAAENTPPIKKMIEMEVPVGAGSDATRVSSYNPWVSMYWMTVGKTVGGLQLYNETRLNRQTALELYTRGSAWFSQEQNKKGDIKTGMFADLVVLDRDYFAIDDEDIKKIEADLTIVDGKIVYANGDFSTFSPPHIPILPDWSPTNIYNGYPARNSFQSAIEKNSKTTEKPSLTSQIHSCSGSCDVHAHSHDVARMSNVPVNNYNAFWGALGCSCFAF; translated from the coding sequence ATGAAAGCAGATCTAATTTTATTCAACGGAAAAATTCATAGTTTCAATGCCGAAACACCGAATGTTACAGCAGTTGCAATTAAAGATGGAAAATTTATTGCCGTTGGAAACGACAGTGACATCATGACTTTTGCTTCAGAGGAAACGAAAACAATCGATCTTTTGAACCGAAGAGTAGTTCCTGGAATCAACGATTCTCACATCCACTTAATTCGTGGGGGACTAAACTATAATTTAGAATTACGTTGGGACGGCGTTCCTTCGCTTGCCGATGCGCTCAGAATGCTGAAAGAACAAGTAGATCGCACGCCAAGTCCGCAATGGGTTCGTGTGGTGGGCGGTTGGTCAGAGTTTCAGTTTGCAGAACGAAGAATGCCGACTTTAGAAGAAATTAATGTGATTGCTCCAGATACTCCTGTTTTTATTCTGCATTTATACGACAGAGCAATCATGAACAGAGCCGCTTTGAGAGCAGTTGGCTACAACAAAAATACGCCTGCACCTCCAGGCGGACAAATCGAAAGAGATTCTAACGGAGAACCTACAGGACTTATTATTGCCACACCAAATGCGATGATTTTATATTCGACTTTGGCAAAAGGCCCAACACTTTCATATGAACATCAGATCAATTCAACACGTCATTTTATGAAAGAATTAAACCGTTTCGGAATCACAAGTGTAATTGATGCCGGCGGTGGTTTTCAGAATTTTCCAGACGATTATAAAGTGGTAAATGAATTGAATGAAAAGAAACAACTTACCGTTAGAATCGCTTACAATCTTTTCACACAAAAACCAAAACATGAGTTTGAAGATTTCTCAGATTGGATTGATTCTGTAAAATTATATCAGGGCGATGATATGTACCGCCATAATGGTGCGGGCGAAATGCTAGTTTTTTCAGCCGCAGATTTTGAAGATTTTTTACAACCAAGACCCGATTTACCGGAAAACATGGAGGCCGAATTGGAAAAAGTAGTTCGCCTATTGGTTGAAAATCGCTGGCCGTTTAGACTTCACGCAACCTATAACGAAAGCATTACAAGATTTCTGAATGTCTTCGAAAAAATAAATCAGGAAATTCCATTTAACGGATTACCATGGATTTTTGACCACGCCGAAACAATTGACGAAAGAAATATTGAACGCGTAAAAAATCTTGGTGGCGGTATCGCTGTACAAAGTAGGATGGCATACCAAGGCGAATATTTCACCGATCGTTACGGCGCAAAAGCAGCAGAAAACACACCGCCAATCAAAAAAATGATTGAAATGGAAGTTCCCGTTGGTGCGGGTTCAGACGCTACACGTGTAAGCAGTTATAATCCGTGGGTTTCTATGTATTGGATGACGGTTGGGAAAACTGTTGGAGGTTTGCAATTGTATAATGAAACAAGATTGAACAGACAAACTGCCTTAGAATTGTACACCAGAGGAAGCGCCTGGTTTTCGCAGGAACAAAACAAAAAAGGAGATATTAAAACCGGAATGTTTGCTGATTTAGTGGTTTTAGACCGCGATTATTTTGCTATTGACGATGAAGATATTAAAAAAATTGAAGCTGATTTAACGATTGTCGACGGGAAAATCGTATACGCCAATGGCGATTTTTCTACGTTTTCTCCACCTCATATTCCAATTCTACCAGACTGGTCGCCGACTAATATTTACAACGGATATCCAGCGAGAAATAGTTTTCAAAGTGCAATTGAGAAAAATTCAAAGACAACGGAAAAACCAAGTCTGACTTCTCAAATACACAGTTGTAGCGGCAGTTGCGATGTACATGCGCATAGTCACGATGTTGCGAGAATGAGCAATGTTCCTGTCAATAATTATAACGCATTTTGGGGTGCTCTTGGGTGCTCTTGTTTTGCTTTTTAA
- a CDS encoding DoxX family protein codes for MIDIIKQILNSDLGSSFNNIALLIFRVLLAFELFRVHGMKKFRVENGQKEQVPNPLHLPEKLNDLIAIFSDTIVPFFIILGLGTRLAVLPTIGVTAVGYFVVHRKDSLEVRDVPYMYTLSLLLILALGAGKYSLDYYLLNLI; via the coding sequence ATGATAGATATTATAAAACAAATTCTGAACTCTGATTTAGGAAGTTCATTCAACAATATAGCTCTTTTGATTTTCAGAGTTTTATTAGCCTTTGAGCTTTTTAGAGTTCACGGTATGAAAAAATTCAGAGTTGAAAACGGACAAAAAGAACAGGTTCCGAATCCGTTACATCTTCCAGAAAAACTAAACGATTTGATTGCGATATTCTCCGATACTATAGTTCCGTTTTTTATTATTCTCGGACTTGGAACTCGCTTGGCTGTTTTACCAACAATTGGCGTAACTGCCGTTGGTTATTTTGTAGTGCACCGAAAAGACTCTCTCGAAGTACGCGACGTTCCCTATATGTACACTTTATCCTTATTACTTATTTTGGCACTTGGTGCAGGAAAATATTCACTTGATTATTATTTATTAAACCTAATTTAA
- a CDS encoding Dps family protein, producing MKANIGIKQENLSKVVEILSKILADEFVLYTKSKRAHWNVEGPDFYNKHLFFEQQYDAIDEIVDTVAERIRSLGHYAPATLKNFLALTHLSEELHEKNDANGFIKELLIDHESIIIFLRENINFIANDLQDAGTSDYITSLVETHEKMAWMLRAHLN from the coding sequence ATGAAAGCAAACATCGGAATCAAACAGGAAAACCTATCAAAAGTCGTAGAGATTTTATCTAAAATTCTTGCAGACGAATTTGTTCTTTATACCAAATCAAAAAGGGCGCATTGGAATGTTGAAGGACCTGATTTTTACAACAAACATCTTTTTTTTGAACAGCAATATGATGCTATTGATGAAATTGTAGATACTGTTGCAGAAAGAATTCGCTCTCTAGGACATTATGCTCCTGCAACGCTAAAAAATTTCTTAGCGCTAACACATCTTTCTGAAGAATTACACGAAAAAAATGACGCAAACGGCTTTATTAAAGAGCTGCTTATCGATCACGAAAGTATTATTATTTTCCTTCGTGAAAACATCAATTTTATCGCTAATGATTTACAAGATGCTGGAACTAGTGATTACATAACGAGCCTTGTCGAAACTCACGAAAAAATGGCGTGGATGCTTCGCGCTCACTTAAATTAA
- a CDS encoding YoaK family protein, with the protein MEIQKNIWYVTLLLTIIAGYCDTVTFVAADSIFSAHVTGNFIVFAYQIIKGSDAHAWIKLLTFPIFILAVIVGGRITLKSVNRYTILFWEGIILLLSGIASYVFGYLENFSEWTMYAVAMTTVFAMGLQNAFGKIYVKETHGPTTMMTGNVTQASLDLGNLIKNGLKDTEVLLSLKKQLVTIFGFLIGCFLGAVAGKFFGLGTLVFPGVAMIICYWYHRNK; encoded by the coding sequence ATGGAAATTCAAAAAAACATTTGGTACGTAACCCTGCTTTTAACCATTATAGCAGGATATTGCGATACCGTAACTTTCGTCGCAGCCGATTCGATATTTTCGGCACACGTAACGGGTAACTTTATTGTCTTTGCCTATCAAATCATCAAAGGTTCTGACGCTCATGCGTGGATTAAATTATTGACTTTTCCGATTTTCATCTTAGCGGTAATCGTGGGAGGAAGAATCACTTTAAAAAGTGTAAATCGTTATACTATTTTGTTTTGGGAAGGCATTATTTTATTACTAAGCGGAATTGCTTCTTATGTTTTTGGCTATTTAGAAAACTTTTCAGAATGGACTATGTACGCGGTAGCAATGACAACCGTTTTTGCGATGGGGCTTCAAAATGCTTTTGGAAAAATATATGTAAAAGAAACACACGGACCTACAACCATGATGACAGGAAATGTAACTCAGGCTTCTCTTGATTTGGGAAATCTTATAAAAAATGGATTAAAAGATACTGAAGTTCTACTAAGTTTAAAAAAACAATTGGTTACCATCTTTGGCTTTTTAATTGGTTGTTTCCTTGGAGCAGTTGCTGGTAAGTTTTTCGGTTTGGGAACTTTAGTTTTTCCAGGAGTAGCAATGATAATCTGTTATTGGTATCACAGAAATAAATAG
- a CDS encoding sensor histidine kinase, protein MNNSTFFSVSKFVCIWVAILSIFAINIHAFAKRKDNYITLKKNPILYLVPAEDKLQKIQTRNDAVIVYVFKGSLAVLILFITLFYNCFKLKKKINEQLEIKKQEINEQNEHNKKMFLEREWLLKEIHHRVKNNFQIVISLLNIQAAYLDNEDALMAIQNSQNRMQTMSIIHQKLYQSDNLTNIDMNWYIYKLINYIKECFDIVDQIHFILDIDKVYLDVSQAVPLGLIINEAVNNSIKYAFPHENKGNIYLFLKNTGEDNYKLIIADNGVGTTENFNPTERNSFGMNLIIGLSNQIDGTLDVINDDGLQIKITFTKNTEFDERTDNSEII, encoded by the coding sequence ATGAATAATTCAACCTTCTTTTCTGTCAGCAAATTTGTGTGCATTTGGGTTGCTATTTTATCCATTTTCGCGATAAATATTCATGCGTTTGCAAAGCGAAAAGATAATTATATTACATTAAAAAAAAATCCAATTCTTTATTTGGTTCCAGCAGAAGACAAACTGCAAAAAATTCAAACCCGCAATGACGCTGTAATAGTATATGTTTTTAAAGGTAGTTTAGCCGTTTTAATTCTTTTCATCACATTATTTTACAATTGTTTTAAATTGAAAAAGAAAATCAATGAGCAACTAGAAATAAAAAAACAAGAAATCAACGAACAAAACGAACACAATAAAAAGATGTTCCTTGAAAGAGAATGGCTTTTAAAAGAAATTCATCATCGAGTAAAAAACAATTTTCAAATTGTGATTAGCTTACTCAATATACAAGCTGCTTATTTGGATAATGAAGATGCTTTAATGGCCATACAAAACAGCCAAAACAGAATGCAAACAATGTCTATTATTCATCAAAAACTATATCAATCTGATAATCTAACAAATATAGATATGAATTGGTATATTTATAAATTGATCAATTATATTAAAGAATGTTTTGATATAGTTGATCAGATTCATTTTATTTTAGACATTGATAAAGTGTATCTAGATGTTTCACAAGCTGTTCCTTTAGGATTAATAATTAATGAAGCCGTAAATAACTCCATAAAATATGCATTTCCACATGAAAATAAAGGCAATATATATTTGTTTCTTAAAAATACAGGAGAAGATAATTACAAACTAATTATTGCAGACAATGGTGTTGGAACTACCGAAAATTTTAATCCTACTGAAAGAAATTCATTCGGCATGAATTTAATAATAGGCTTAAGCAACCAAATTGATGGAACTTTGGATGTCATTAATGATGATGGATTGCAAATCAAAATTACCTTTACTAAAAATACAGAATTTGACGAACGAACAGACAATTCTGAAATTATTTAA
- a CDS encoding sigma-54-dependent transcriptional regulator, with protein MKGKILIVEDEFIVANDLKIMLLKSGYQVTGIASSVIQARKLIEEKRPDWVLLDIMLKGALTGIDLAWELRKMQLPFLYISANTNQSTLEAVKETHPYGFMVKPFRESDLLVMLDIAKYRFDQENKTFTNNHESENYEIKEIIGKSDLLKEVIEKIKVVAPAETSVLILGESGTGKERVAHSIHDLSAHKSSAIVIVNCAALPYSLIESELFGHEKGAFTGANALRIGKFEQAHNGTIFLDEIGELPLDSQVKLLRVLQEKEIQRLGGNSTIKINVRIIAATNRSLEKEVAEGRFRLDLYYRLNVFPIQLPTLKERKEDIEVLANYFLIKYATSSKKNISSISKLALSQLLQYDWPGNIRELEHLIERNVLLSKTNEIDKFDLPANSTILFEENNGKIKTMEEMEKEHIMKALKASDGKVSGIGGAAELLQMSAQTLFSKIKKLGIKQGY; from the coding sequence ATGAAGGGAAAAATTCTAATTGTTGAAGACGAATTTATAGTAGCAAACGATTTAAAAATCATGTTATTAAAATCTGGTTATCAAGTTACTGGCATAGCTTCTTCAGTTATACAAGCGCGTAAATTAATTGAAGAAAAAAGACCCGATTGGGTTTTACTAGATATTATGCTAAAAGGTGCCCTTACGGGAATTGATCTGGCATGGGAACTGCGCAAAATGCAATTACCGTTTCTTTATATTTCTGCAAATACCAATCAATCAACTTTAGAAGCAGTGAAGGAAACGCATCCGTATGGTTTTATGGTAAAACCTTTTAGAGAAAGTGATTTGCTTGTAATGTTAGACATTGCTAAATACAGATTTGATCAGGAAAACAAAACTTTTACAAATAATCATGAATCCGAAAATTATGAAATTAAAGAAATTATTGGCAAAAGCGATTTACTGAAAGAAGTTATAGAAAAAATAAAAGTTGTAGCTCCAGCAGAAACTTCGGTTTTAATTCTCGGCGAAAGCGGTACTGGAAAAGAAAGAGTCGCACATTCGATTCACGACCTTTCGGCTCACAAATCAAGTGCCATTGTGATCGTAAATTGTGCAGCATTACCATATTCCTTAATAGAATCAGAACTTTTTGGACATGAAAAAGGAGCTTTTACGGGAGCAAATGCATTACGAATTGGAAAATTTGAACAAGCCCACAACGGAACTATTTTTCTGGACGAAATTGGTGAATTACCTTTAGATTCTCAAGTAAAATTATTACGTGTTTTACAGGAAAAAGAAATTCAGAGATTGGGCGGGAATTCAACTATAAAAATTAATGTCCGTATTATTGCTGCAACCAATAGATCCTTAGAAAAAGAAGTCGCCGAAGGTCGTTTCAGACTCGATTTGTATTATCGCTTAAATGTATTTCCGATACAATTACCAACTTTAAAAGAACGTAAAGAAGATATCGAAGTTTTGGCTAATTATTTTCTAATAAAATACGCAACAAGTTCTAAAAAGAATATTTCAAGCATTAGTAAATTGGCTTTGTCTCAATTGTTACAATACGACTGGCCGGGAAATATTCGTGAACTGGAACATTTAATAGAAAGAAATGTATTGCTTTCAAAAACAAACGAAATAGATAAATTTGATCTTCCTGCTAATTCTACTATTCTTTTTGAAGAAAACAATGGTAAAATAAAAACGATGGAAGAAATGGAGAAAGAACATATTATGAAGGCATTAAAAGCAAGTGATGGGAAAGTTTCGGGAATTGGTGGCGCTGCAGAACTTTTGCAAATGTCTGCACAAACTTTGTTTTCTAAAATAAAAAAATTAGGGATTAAACAAGGATATTAA
- a CDS encoding GNAT family N-acetyltransferase gives METIKLELDEKKHGNFNLYVDGKKQGEMTVSLKDDLLTVYHTGVEPEAEGKGYAKKLLLEMVSYVRENKMMVKALCPYVHAQFTRHPDEYQDIWKK, from the coding sequence ATGGAAACAATAAAACTAGAATTAGACGAAAAAAAACACGGCAATTTCAATCTCTATGTTGATGGTAAAAAACAAGGCGAAATGACCGTAAGTCTAAAAGATGATTTATTAACGGTTTATCATACAGGCGTTGAACCAGAAGCCGAAGGAAAAGGCTATGCAAAGAAACTTCTTCTAGAAATGGTTTCGTATGTGCGCGAAAATAAAATGATGGTTAAAGCACTTTGTCCGTATGTACATGCTCAATTCACGAGACATCCAGACGAATATCAAGACATCTGGAAAAAATAA
- a CDS encoding alpha/beta hydrolase: MNLDTITAGIPLNEAKKALIMLHGRGATPHDILSIAKYLNVDEFALVAPQAANRTWYPYSFLVPTNENEPYFSNSLEAIHQVLVAIQQNGIEKENIYFLGFSQGACLALEFTARNAAKYGGVVAFTGGLIGDKVYEEHYHGNFENTPIFIGTSDPDFHVPVERVNDSEALLKKMGANVTKKIYDNMGHTISHDEISIANELIFSKKL, from the coding sequence ATGAACTTAGATACTATAACTGCTGGCATCCCTTTAAACGAAGCAAAAAAAGCCTTAATTATGCTCCATGGGCGTGGTGCAACACCACACGATATTTTATCAATTGCAAAATATCTTAATGTTGATGAATTTGCTTTGGTAGCGCCACAAGCAGCAAACAGAACCTGGTATCCTTATTCTTTTTTAGTTCCGACTAACGAAAACGAACCTTACTTTTCAAATTCTTTGGAAGCAATACATCAGGTGTTAGTTGCAATTCAACAAAACGGTATTGAAAAAGAGAACATTTATTTCTTAGGATTTTCGCAAGGAGCTTGTCTTGCTTTAGAGTTTACGGCAAGAAATGCCGCAAAATATGGTGGCGTTGTCGCTTTTACTGGTGGCCTTATTGGTGATAAAGTTTACGAAGAACACTATCACGGTAATTTTGAAAATACGCCTATTTTCATCGGAACAAGCGATCCTGATTTTCATGTTCCTGTAGAAAGAGTAAACGATTCTGAAGCACTTCTTAAAAAAATGGGTGCCAATGTAACTAAAAAAATCTACGACAACATGGGACACACTATAAGTCATGACGAAATTTCCATAGCTAACGAACTCATTTTCTCAAAAAAATTATGA
- a CDS encoding TMEM175 family protein — translation MEKETVRIEGFSDAVFAIAITLLVLDLHTPDSEVVKNGAQLLSFLKGEWTTYLAFTLSFFSIFIMWVNHHKIFKQIYSRNTAIMFANGLILFLVSAVSYPTALLARFFNEEASNIAVAVYTGIFVLINISYNLLWFVASKNKKLLRPGITDTAIKKIRNNYLYGFPTYLIAFGISFKFPAAALVINLALLLFWAVSSGKIKITQE, via the coding sequence ATGGAAAAAGAAACCGTAAGAATTGAAGGTTTCAGCGATGCTGTTTTTGCCATTGCCATTACACTTTTGGTTTTAGATCTTCATACACCGGATTCAGAAGTTGTGAAAAATGGTGCGCAATTATTAAGTTTTCTAAAAGGCGAGTGGACAACCTATCTGGCTTTTACGCTTTCTTTTTTCAGTATTTTTATCATGTGGGTCAATCACCACAAGATTTTTAAACAAATATACAGTCGAAATACTGCTATTATGTTTGCTAATGGATTGATACTTTTTTTGGTTTCTGCCGTTTCTTATCCAACTGCTTTATTAGCTCGTTTTTTTAATGAAGAAGCTTCTAATATTGCTGTGGCTGTTTATACAGGCATTTTTGTGCTCATCAACATTTCGTACAATCTTTTATGGTTTGTAGCGAGTAAAAACAAGAAACTTTTACGTCCGGGAATTACTGATACTGCTATAAAGAAAATTAGAAATAATTATTTGTACGGATTTCCTACCTATCTAATTGCATTTGGTATTTCATTTAAATTTCCGGCTGCGGCCTTAGTAATAAATTTGGCTTTGTTATTGTTTTGGGCAGTTTCTTCAGGAAAAATAAAGATTACTCAAGAATAA
- a CDS encoding sigma-54 interaction domain-containing protein, whose product MEKLTDQTAIMLNRLQEREREQILILSICKSLSEVLTKSDFQILVNGLLKEHFLFEDFIFASANKEALDYTIFFQFSDQKESESKNYAVEDGFFDACLNSADNVIFDLKTIKEEKNKLPDYLQSVSHKNFNNGIGIGLIDTKGNRNVFFLFFKNASIFSRESNRILRGIATQLYITVQNIQLIAKYENNLAELKLLKNNFEERKVRTINTATENFHGIVGKSVAIQNVYELISQVALSNSTVLITGETGTGKELIASAIHQLSSVSNEKMIKVNCASIPENLIESELFGHEKGAFTGALNLRIGKFEQAENSTIFLDEIGELPLELQGKLLRVLQEKEIERVGGNKSLKLNTRIIAATNKSLVKEVAEGRFRSDLFYRLNVFPIDLPALRERPEDIEILSNFFLEKHSNIIGKKIKGFSKKVLKKMLANPWLGNVRELENMIERSILFTTEDVINEMIFPKNFIRDFHNLENDFNTKTLQEVEKEHILEVVRKCGGRISGPQGAAVLLDLPATTLISKMQKLGIRKKYF is encoded by the coding sequence ATGGAAAAGTTAACAGATCAAACTGCAATTATGCTCAACAGATTGCAGGAAAGAGAAAGAGAACAAATTCTCATTTTATCGATCTGTAAGTCACTTTCAGAAGTTCTGACCAAGTCAGATTTTCAGATTTTAGTAAATGGTTTATTAAAAGAGCATTTTTTATTTGAAGATTTTATTTTCGCTTCAGCAAATAAAGAAGCACTAGACTATACAATTTTCTTTCAGTTCTCAGATCAAAAAGAGTCAGAAAGTAAAAATTACGCCGTTGAAGATGGTTTTTTTGATGCTTGTTTAAATTCTGCGGATAATGTTATTTTTGATTTAAAAACTATCAAAGAAGAAAAAAATAAACTTCCAGATTATCTTCAATCCGTAAGCCATAAAAATTTTAATAACGGAATTGGAATTGGTCTTATAGATACTAAAGGAAACCGAAACGTATTTTTTCTCTTCTTTAAAAATGCTTCTATTTTTAGTAGAGAATCTAATCGAATTCTTCGCGGTATTGCAACGCAACTTTATATTACCGTTCAAAATATTCAATTGATAGCTAAATATGAAAATAATCTAGCAGAATTAAAGCTTTTGAAAAATAATTTTGAGGAAAGAAAAGTAAGAACGATAAATACAGCAACTGAAAATTTTCATGGAATTGTTGGAAAAAGTGTGGCTATACAAAATGTTTATGAATTGATTTCTCAAGTTGCATTATCGAATTCTACGGTTTTGATTACTGGCGAAACTGGAACTGGAAAAGAACTGATTGCAAGCGCGATTCATCAATTGTCATCTGTTTCAAATGAAAAAATGATCAAAGTAAATTGTGCTTCGATTCCTGAAAATTTAATAGAAAGCGAATTATTCGGTCACGAAAAAGGAGCTTTTACAGGCGCATTAAATTTGAGAATTGGAAAGTTTGAACAAGCAGAAAACAGCACCATTTTTCTAGATGAAATTGGCGAATTGCCTTTAGAACTTCAGGGGAAATTACTTCGTGTTTTACAGGAAAAAGAGATAGAAAGAGTAGGAGGGAATAAAAGCCTAAAATTAAACACACGAATAATTGCAGCAACAAACAAATCACTCGTAAAAGAAGTTGCCGAAGGACGTTTTAGAAGTGATTTATTTTACAGATTGAATGTATTTCCGATTGATCTTCCTGCATTGCGCGAACGCCCGGAAGATATAGAAATTCTTAGTAATTTTTTTTTAGAAAAGCATTCGAATATAATTGGAAAAAAGATCAAAGGCTTTTCTAAAAAAGTGCTTAAAAAAATGCTAGCAAATCCTTGGCTAGGAAATGTTAGGGAATTGGAAAATATGATAGAACGCAGTATTTTGTTTACTACAGAGGATGTTATAAATGAAATGATTTTTCCGAAAAATTTTATTAGAGATTTTCATAATTTAGAAAATGATTTTAACACCAAAACATTGCAGGAAGTAGAGAAAGAACATATTCTGGAAGTGGTGAGAAAATGCGGTGGAAGAATTTCTGGACCGCAGGGTGCTGCAGTTTTATTAGATTTACCCGCAACGACGCTTATTTCTAAAATGCAGAAATTAGGAATTAGAAAAAAATATTTTTAG
- a CDS encoding ring-cleaving dioxygenase, translated as MENKILGLHHITAIAGDAKRNFNFYSNILGLRFIKKTVNFDDPGTYHFYFGDEVGSAGTILTFFPWGEGIQQGRKGSGMATEIGYSVPKGSLEFWQNRFERYNIIYNKPSEKFGEKYLTFLDPDGLKLELIESKTEDNRKAWETDEVKADVATKGFHNITLTLNDIKPTAAVLTEIFGYKLIDQDVNRYRYATDAVENAAIVDLVELTDEKHGHVANGSVHHVAFRVANDEILMHFREKIEAYGLSITPQIDRNYFHSLYFREPGGVLFEIATENPGFMVDESLEELGKNLKLPAQYESDRAAIEAHLVKIN; from the coding sequence ATGGAAAATAAAATTTTAGGCTTACACCATATTACAGCAATTGCAGGTGACGCTAAACGTAATTTTAACTTTTACTCTAACATATTAGGATTACGATTTATCAAAAAAACGGTGAATTTTGATGATCCAGGAACCTACCATTTTTACTTTGGTGACGAAGTGGGAAGCGCAGGAACTATTTTAACTTTTTTCCCTTGGGGAGAAGGAATTCAACAAGGCAGAAAGGGCTCGGGAATGGCAACCGAAATTGGATATTCTGTTCCAAAAGGAAGTTTAGAATTTTGGCAAAACCGTTTTGAGAGATACAATATAATTTACAATAAACCATCTGAAAAATTTGGAGAAAAATATTTGACTTTCCTTGATCCAGACGGTTTAAAACTAGAATTAATTGAATCTAAAACTGAAGACAATAGAAAAGCTTGGGAAACTGATGAAGTAAAAGCAGATGTTGCTACAAAAGGTTTTCATAACATTACTTTGACTCTAAACGACATCAAACCAACGGCGGCAGTTTTAACTGAAATATTTGGTTATAAATTAATTGATCAAGACGTAAATCGTTACCGTTATGCAACAGATGCTGTAGAAAATGCGGCTATTGTAGATTTAGTTGAATTGACGGATGAAAAACACGGACATGTAGCAAACGGATCTGTGCATCACGTAGCTTTTAGAGTTGCAAACGATGAAATTTTAATGCACTTCCGTGAAAAAATCGAAGCTTACGGATTATCTATTACGCCACAAATTGACAGAAATTATTTCCACTCTCTTTATTTTAGAGAACCAGGTGGCGTTTTATTCGAAATTGCAACAGAAAATCCTGGATTTATGGTAGACGAAAGCTTAGAAGAATTAGGCAAAAATTTAAAACTTCCTGCACAATATGAATCTGACAGAGCCGCAATTGAAGCACATTTGGTTAAAATTAATTAA